In Sphingobacterium thalpophilum, a genomic segment contains:
- a CDS encoding type 1 glutamine amidotransferase domain-containing protein produces the protein MKAKQLFRQIGIFSALLILIVTHCYATNRKPKILFVVTSHDTKGNTGEKTGYYLGEVSHPWEVLTAAGYEIDFVSPQGGNPPVDGFDLNDPVNKKFWEDKYYHNKITHSLKPSQVKPEEYKAIFYAGGHGAMWDLPFDPSIAKIATKIYEANGVIAAVCHGPAGLTNIKLSTGEYLIKGKKVNGFSNEEEELVKLSNVVPFLLEDRLKAIGGI, from the coding sequence ATGAAAGCAAAACAACTCTTTAGGCAAATAGGAATATTTTCGGCTTTATTAATCTTAATAGTAACGCATTGCTATGCAACAAACCGAAAACCAAAAATTCTATTCGTAGTGACTAGTCACGATACAAAAGGCAATACAGGCGAAAAAACAGGTTATTATCTCGGGGAAGTCTCGCATCCATGGGAGGTTTTAACAGCTGCCGGATATGAGATTGATTTTGTTAGCCCACAGGGCGGAAATCCACCTGTGGATGGATTTGACCTAAATGATCCCGTTAACAAAAAATTCTGGGAGGATAAATACTACCACAATAAAATCACCCATTCACTCAAACCTTCTCAGGTAAAACCTGAAGAATACAAAGCCATCTTTTACGCCGGAGGACATGGTGCGATGTGGGATCTGCCTTTCGACCCATCAATCGCAAAGATTGCCACCAAGATATATGAGGCAAATGGGGTCATTGCAGCTGTATGTCATGGACCTGCAGGCTTAACCAACATCAAACTGAGCACCGGCGAATATTTGATAAAAGGGAAAAAAGTTAATGGCTTTAGCAACGAAGAAGAAGAGCTTGTCAAGCTCAGCAATGTTGTTCCCTTTTTACTAGAAGATAGACTAAAAGCAATAGGTGGGATTTAA
- a CDS encoding SGNH/GDSL hydrolase family protein: protein MRKKTSILFFLLLVCGSVSLYAQQVISSAKFELQGRAFENAPKFHRIDTAKYRQLPAAVKKLYTHAAGMFITFKSNTSKLSLRWKTADAALGNNSTPIMSRGFDVYVKEPSGWRFAGVARPDLNMAESKATLVEDMAKTEKEFLVYFPLYKELLDFDLIIDDKATFVGTRQSFNKKVVIYGSSIVHGASASRPGLAYPAQLGRRLNANVINMGVSGNARMEPAVADMLCDIDSMGLLIMDCVPNSSPEEVKERTFNFVKRIRKSHPQVPILLIESITRQVGNYNLKWSAQLTEQNKNFKLQYERLLQAGYKNLYYIPTDHLIGDDSEGTVDGTHPTDVGFERMLKIIGRKVEAILENSP, encoded by the coding sequence ATGAGAAAAAAGACAAGTATCCTATTTTTCCTCCTTCTTGTTTGTGGCTCAGTATCTTTATACGCCCAGCAGGTTATTTCGTCGGCCAAATTTGAGCTGCAGGGAAGAGCTTTTGAAAACGCACCAAAATTTCATCGGATAGATACAGCGAAGTACAGGCAACTTCCTGCTGCGGTAAAGAAATTATATACCCATGCTGCAGGAATGTTTATTACGTTTAAGAGCAATACGAGCAAATTATCTTTACGATGGAAGACGGCGGATGCGGCGCTAGGCAATAATTCCACGCCGATTATGTCACGGGGTTTTGATGTATATGTAAAAGAGCCCAGTGGGTGGCGCTTTGCAGGGGTAGCTCGTCCCGATCTGAACATGGCGGAAAGTAAAGCTACGCTTGTTGAAGATATGGCGAAAACAGAAAAAGAATTTCTTGTTTACTTTCCCTTGTATAAAGAGCTATTGGATTTTGACCTGATTATTGATGACAAAGCCACCTTTGTTGGTACCAGACAGTCTTTTAACAAAAAGGTCGTGATTTATGGTTCCAGCATCGTCCATGGTGCTTCCGCAAGCCGCCCGGGATTAGCTTATCCAGCGCAATTAGGGCGGCGGTTGAACGCCAATGTGATCAACATGGGCGTGAGTGGCAATGCCCGGATGGAGCCTGCCGTGGCTGATATGCTATGTGATATTGATTCTATGGGTCTACTCATCATGGATTGTGTGCCAAATAGTAGTCCCGAAGAAGTCAAAGAACGAACGTTTAATTTTGTGAAACGGATTCGTAAATCCCATCCTCAGGTACCCATATTGCTGATAGAGAGTATTACCCGTCAGGTCGGCAATTATAATTTAAAATGGAGCGCGCAATTGACCGAGCAGAATAAGAATTTTAAGCTACAGTATGAAAGACTGCTACAGGCAGGTTACAAAAATTTGTATTACATACCTACAGACCATTTGATAGGTGATGATTCGGAAGGAACAGTGGATGGCACCCACCCTACAGATGTGGGATTTGAAAGGATGCTTAAAATAATCGGGCGTAAAGTAGAGGCGATTCTAGAAAATAGTCCGTAA
- a CDS encoding phosphodiester glycosidase family protein, protein MKRNFIYSLLLLFLVISCKKNEGGTQLPYDYSIPQEENLAEIINTAAWNTKTVADGVLWKYYQFPRIFESKQYVNVFEIDLKKGMQLEIPYVKTGFLKTSAAATAKGALVAFNGSYFNTSTGGSTVFFKYDGQVINQTVNGFNSYRENGAFTFTGQSYQIVPKPAGGWGTLSATAALAGGPLLMQNGQVLEQLNVDFNTSRHPRTAVGLTKDNKLIVAVIDGRSSQSQGLTIPQLGELMAALGCTSALNYDGGGSSTAWVKGEGVVNYPSDNGKFDHEGERAVATVFTVK, encoded by the coding sequence ATGAAAAGAAATTTTATATATAGCTTATTGCTGCTTTTTCTTGTTATTTCATGCAAGAAAAATGAGGGCGGAACGCAGCTGCCCTATGACTACAGTATTCCCCAGGAAGAAAACTTGGCGGAGATTATCAATACGGCAGCTTGGAATACAAAAACGGTTGCTGACGGTGTGCTGTGGAAATATTACCAATTTCCACGGATATTTGAATCCAAACAATATGTCAATGTATTTGAGATCGATCTGAAGAAAGGCATGCAGCTGGAAATTCCCTATGTGAAGACCGGATTTCTAAAAACAAGTGCTGCCGCGACGGCTAAGGGCGCTTTGGTGGCATTTAACGGCAGTTACTTTAATACCAGTACAGGCGGATCAACCGTATTTTTCAAATACGATGGCCAGGTAATCAATCAGACTGTGAATGGATTTAATAGCTACCGTGAAAATGGTGCATTTACCTTTACGGGGCAAAGCTATCAGATTGTGCCGAAACCCGCAGGAGGCTGGGGGACGCTGAGCGCCACCGCTGCACTGGCTGGCGGCCCGTTATTGATGCAGAATGGTCAGGTGCTGGAGCAGTTGAATGTAGATTTCAATACCAGCAGACATCCCCGTACAGCAGTGGGGCTTACCAAGGACAATAAACTTATTGTAGCTGTTATTGATGGCCGCTCATCACAATCACAGGGACTGACGATACCCCAGCTGGGCGAGTTAATGGCTGCCTTGGGCTGCACTTCCGCGTTAAACTATGATGGTGGCGGTTCCTCCACAGCTTGGGTGAAGGGCGAAGGCGTGGTTAACTATCCTTCAGATAATGGAAAGTTTGACCATGAAGGTGAACGCGCTGTAGCTACGGTATTTACAGTGAAATAA
- a CDS encoding YdcF family protein, translated as MKQLSCLFILTLLLLGNSRAAEHKNILLLLGSADPEVLAQRVDVAAQLYHIRPMDAIVVSGGCGAHGSKICEASSMALQLVSKGVPAALIFKEENSKTTVQNYIFSRRLKNNAGERIIQPGDTVYVVSNHWHAIAVAARLEKYDGVTAKFFIEGAIQPKKEDRLDYGGIFNAYDDNHLFTLKGTWLTPEAVWTKKDSTYYLTQDMVYTTDVANTSYSVSPVEKLFPFLKGSSEFNPPIYIDDVVVWYILFDGYCRKVSKKDFKVLDEQPIQKWLTLPDTLNWSQINTGYIQGKSLVLIGKDKVLLAERKGKAFQYERETVPQHYFANWPYSWGTGNVSAARLLPSENKVVFYRNMESAVYTINQKTIEKVVPLKLKWIGEIK; from the coding sequence ATGAAACAATTAAGCTGTTTATTTATCCTTACCCTTCTTCTATTAGGCAACAGCCGAGCTGCTGAGCACAAGAATATCCTGCTATTATTGGGTTCAGCCGATCCTGAGGTATTGGCCCAGCGGGTAGATGTTGCTGCCCAGCTCTACCATATCCGGCCGATGGATGCTATTGTGGTGTCTGGAGGTTGTGGTGCGCACGGTTCCAAGATTTGTGAAGCTTCGTCCATGGCGCTGCAATTGGTCAGCAAGGGGGTACCTGCGGCATTGATCTTCAAGGAGGAAAACTCCAAGACGACGGTGCAGAATTATATTTTCAGCAGACGCCTCAAAAATAACGCTGGAGAGCGAATCATCCAGCCTGGAGATACGGTGTATGTTGTTTCCAACCACTGGCATGCGATCGCTGTTGCTGCACGCCTGGAAAAATACGATGGGGTGACAGCGAAATTTTTTATTGAAGGTGCTATTCAGCCCAAAAAGGAAGACCGTCTTGATTATGGCGGAATATTTAACGCTTACGATGACAACCATCTTTTTACGTTAAAAGGCACCTGGCTGACACCGGAAGCGGTATGGACAAAAAAAGACAGCACCTATTATCTCACACAGGATATGGTCTACACAACGGATGTAGCTAACACAAGCTATAGTGTCAGTCCAGTGGAGAAGCTGTTTCCTTTTCTGAAAGGGAGTTCAGAGTTTAATCCACCGATATATATTGACGACGTGGTCGTATGGTACATCCTCTTTGATGGCTATTGCCGTAAAGTTTCAAAAAAAGATTTTAAGGTGCTGGATGAACAACCGATTCAGAAATGGCTGACGCTGCCAGACACATTGAACTGGAGCCAAATCAATACAGGGTATATCCAGGGAAAATCATTGGTATTGATCGGAAAGGACAAGGTGCTATTGGCGGAGCGAAAAGGAAAGGCCTTTCAGTATGAGCGGGAAACTGTGCCGCAACACTATTTTGCCAACTGGCCCTATAGCTGGGGGACGGGCAACGTAAGTGCGGCAAGATTACTGCCATCAGAAAACAAGGTCGTCTTTTACCGCAATATGGAATCGGCCGTATACACTATTAACCAGAAAACAATTGAAAAAGTGGTTCCATTAAAATTAAAGTGGATCGGCGAAATAAAGTAA
- a CDS encoding right-handed parallel beta-helix repeat-containing protein, whose amino-acid sequence MKKSLYIFMVLLSALGIQSCKKDKIEIEQRLLVDRDYMEVGSRADTYQLDILANATITVSSDKDWIKLDSTVYPKGKNKIRFSVSKNSEDERSATLLLRLNDNVSQEILILQESGKVPVFYVTPAGKGDGSSWSSATDLDQALEKATTGSTLFLAEGTYIPTRTIRNGDVNEESDKTIEIAKNVSLIGGYAANVKPGDQPNPALYKTIFQGKLSSGKSVFHTVTVTATPDPENQVMLENISIKGGNATDRSASTTIDNVKFSRGQGGGMLIGMARVLLKNVEVIDNKATADKGTAGFAAGIYAFSGAQLRLENCRINNNSNSGNNGGGLWIADGSLIAYDSQFNHNSAKGTAGGLHAYPNAAITLYNCEVVGNSNTSYGAGVYLREKSKGVFVNCLLAENSSTSANGGGGLMLYDNCQADVISTTITKNAVVGPGGGVYRRSNVNNLTLINSIVSGNIQAGSSSDVDAYSDNIAVVPLIQHTVATKAVYGADGSIVPKLSFEPATMLNPDYLPIGAENPSMSYGLSSSGLLELAKKYKPALDDSRMQQDINNNPRSSTWMGAKVK is encoded by the coding sequence ATGAAAAAATCGTTATATATTTTTATGGTTCTTTTGTCTGCCTTAGGCATACAGAGCTGTAAAAAAGATAAAATCGAAATTGAGCAGCGGCTCCTGGTCGATCGGGATTATATGGAGGTCGGCAGTAGGGCCGATACCTATCAGTTGGACATCTTGGCGAATGCAACGATTACCGTCAGTAGCGACAAAGACTGGATCAAACTGGATAGTACGGTGTATCCCAAAGGGAAAAATAAGATCCGGTTTTCTGTTTCGAAAAATTCGGAGGATGAACGTTCGGCGACTTTGCTGCTCAGGCTGAACGATAATGTATCGCAGGAGATCTTGATTTTGCAGGAATCCGGAAAAGTGCCCGTTTTTTATGTGACTCCCGCAGGTAAGGGAGATGGCAGTTCGTGGAGTAGTGCTACAGATCTCGATCAGGCACTCGAAAAAGCAACGACAGGCAGTACCCTATTCTTGGCCGAGGGAACCTATATTCCAACTAGAACCATTCGCAATGGTGATGTGAATGAGGAATCCGATAAAACCATAGAGATCGCAAAAAATGTCAGCCTAATAGGCGGATACGCGGCCAATGTCAAACCTGGAGATCAGCCCAATCCGGCCTTGTATAAAACCATCTTTCAGGGGAAGCTTTCCAGTGGAAAATCGGTGTTTCACACAGTCACAGTGACGGCAACCCCGGATCCTGAAAATCAGGTTATGCTGGAAAATATCAGCATCAAAGGGGGAAATGCCACCGACCGCAGTGCCAGTACAACGATCGATAACGTAAAATTCAGCCGTGGCCAAGGTGGCGGTATGTTAATTGGTATGGCCAGGGTTCTGCTCAAAAATGTGGAGGTGATTGATAATAAAGCGACCGCAGATAAGGGAACTGCAGGTTTTGCTGCCGGCATCTATGCGTTTTCAGGTGCCCAGCTCAGGTTGGAAAATTGTCGCATCAACAATAATAGCAACAGCGGAAATAACGGTGGCGGACTATGGATCGCCGATGGGTCACTGATTGCCTACGATAGCCAGTTTAATCACAATAGTGCCAAAGGCACCGCAGGGGGCTTACACGCTTATCCAAATGCAGCTATTACACTCTATAATTGTGAGGTGGTTGGCAATTCAAATACATCCTATGGAGCAGGGGTTTATCTGCGTGAAAAATCAAAAGGGGTATTTGTTAATTGCCTGCTGGCTGAAAATTCAAGTACATCAGCCAACGGCGGTGGCGGACTGATGCTGTATGATAACTGTCAGGCAGACGTAATCAGTACAACCATTACCAAGAATGCCGTTGTTGGTCCCGGCGGAGGTGTCTATCGCCGCAGCAATGTCAACAACTTGACTTTGATCAATTCAATCGTTTCGGGCAATATTCAGGCGGGCAGTTCAAGCGATGTTGATGCTTATTCGGATAACATTGCTGTTGTTCCATTAATCCAGCACACTGTTGCTACGAAGGCGGTGTATGGCGCTGATGGAAGCATTGTTCCAAAGCTAAGCTTTGAACCTGCGACCATGCTGAATCCGGATTACCTGCCCATCGGTGCCGAAAATCCGTCCATGAGTTATGGTTTAAGCTCATCCGGATTGCTGGAGCTTGCCAAGAAATATAAGCCGGCATTGGACGATAGTCGCATGCAACAAGATATCAATAATAACCCGCGCTCTTCTACTTGGATGGGTGCAAAAGTGAAATAA
- a CDS encoding sugar phosphate isomerase/epimerase translates to MKQLIFISILCYLLIPGYTYCQKQDRPDYAVGYSLDIRKIAFEKLKADKEAGMDYIEIAGLGSFVNADLSLKIPQAEWLLKCDSLAIVLKKAAVKVWSIHMPFSAKIDISTLDEQQRQQVMRMHLQLLEGLYRLHPQVILFHPSYYLEPNRREARKEQLVRSVNELYTAVSGAGLQLVIENMLGPSLTVGERERPLLRTVEECQELFARFPDQVGIAVDMNHIAHPERLLLAFGPRVKTLHVADGDGTKESHYLPCNGKGQNDWNTILAALEKIKYKGVFMFECHYETTAQLIECYRQLQQIYSNTKQ, encoded by the coding sequence ATGAAACAACTTATTTTTATTTCGATCCTCTGTTATCTTTTGATCCCTGGATATACGTACTGTCAAAAACAGGATCGGCCTGATTATGCCGTTGGCTACTCTCTTGATATCCGGAAGATAGCATTTGAAAAGCTAAAAGCAGACAAAGAAGCTGGTATGGATTATATAGAGATTGCAGGTCTCGGAAGCTTCGTCAATGCAGACCTCAGTTTAAAAATCCCGCAGGCTGAATGGTTGCTTAAATGCGATTCGTTGGCCATTGTACTGAAAAAAGCTGCGGTGAAGGTATGGTCTATCCATATGCCCTTTTCCGCCAAAATAGATATCTCTACGCTGGACGAACAGCAGCGGCAGCAGGTGATGCGAATGCATTTGCAGCTACTGGAAGGTCTTTACCGTCTTCATCCGCAGGTGATTCTGTTTCACCCATCCTATTATCTCGAACCCAACAGACGCGAGGCCCGCAAGGAGCAGCTGGTACGTTCTGTCAATGAGTTGTACACGGCGGTATCGGGGGCAGGGCTTCAACTCGTCATCGAAAATATGCTCGGGCCTTCGCTGACGGTAGGGGAGCGGGAACGACCCCTACTGCGGACCGTAGAAGAATGTCAGGAACTTTTTGCCCGCTTTCCTGATCAGGTTGGCATTGCAGTGGATATGAACCATATTGCACATCCCGAGCGGCTGCTTTTGGCTTTTGGACCGCGCGTCAAGACGCTTCATGTCGCGGATGGGGATGGAACAAAGGAAAGTCACTACCTGCCTTGTAATGGTAAAGGGCAGAATGACTGGAATACCATATTGGCCGCACTGGAAAAAATTAAATATAAAGGTGTATTCATGTTTGAGTGTCATTATGAAACCACAGCCCAGCTGATTGAATGTTACCGTCAGCTGCAGCAGATTTATAGCAACACAAAACAATAA